CATATGTTATCTTATGAGAATGTTATGGAACATGCATGGAAAATTTTCATTTTAGGAATTATAGTTGGAATGTTACTTTTCCTTTTTATTTTCATATTTGTTGGAATCCTAGAGGGACTTCTAGCTGCCATTGTTGCTTTAATACTACCTTTTCTTCTATCTTCACATATATGCAATGGTCCTAAAAAATTAGCCACTAGAGAACAGAAAGCGTTCTTACGACAAGCGCCCGCAGTTATTGGATCTTTAGCCATGAGCATGACTTTGACTCCATCTCTGGATAAAGCTGTATTCTTTGCAGCCAGCATTAATCGAGGAGAATTAGGTAAACGATTATCCTTAGTGAGCTGGGAAGTTTTGACACGCTGTCGAGATGATGTGGAGTCGTCACTTACAATTTTTATCTCCTCTTTGTCCTCAATAAATCAAGCCCTGAAACATTCACTTCACCTAATCATGGCCTCAACATATGAGCCGACCAAAGAAGGCATGGAACGTTTGATGGATAAAGCTCATGAGATTTCCGTCCAAGGTTTGAAACAAATAGTAGAGAGATATGTATCCTCTCTCAGCACTCAAGTAATGATTCTATATGCATTAGGTATTCTTTTACCAATAATTCTCATATCAATGACACCGCTAATGGCCATATCAACTCCGATTCCATATGATAAAAATTATGTTGATGTTATCAGCATGCCTAGGTTTCCAATAACGGCTCTCGCCTTTCTTTTATTAATAGTAATACCAACTTTTTCTTTTTATTATTCATACTCAATACTTGAAATAAGCCCACTTTCTAACCTCACAATCTCTTTTAACAATATCAGGTGGGAAGACTTAGTTCCCTGGATTGCTGTTTTAATTCTAATCGGATTTATGATAATAATAGAGATAGCCATATCTTATCCAGAAATTTTCCTAATTGCGCTAAGCATTCTAATTAGCTTTAGTTTATGGAAGAAAAAGCCTTTACCAAAAAAAATTAAATTAATGGATGTTAGGAGAGAATATATTTCTGGCCTTTATCAGATTGGTATTCGATTATCTTCAGGAGCGGGGATAGAAAAGGCATTGATAGAAGCAGCTGAATCCTCGCCTGGTACGCATTTTGAAAGATGGATAAAGGAAATCCTTTATGCTATGAAAATCAGTCGGATATCCTTGTTAGAGGCTATAGAGAATAGGAATAAAATTGAAGATTGGCCCCTCATCTACGAGGCCTTTAGAACAGTTGTTAATTGTGCACTATCGGATAGTGTGTCAGCTGGTAGAGTGGCTGTGCGCTTGGCGAAATCATTATCTGACATTGAAGATTGTGAGTTCGAAATTGTTGAAAAAACTAGACCTATAATGGATATGATGCAAAATACAGCCATGTTCTTCGCACCAATAGTACTCGGTTTGACCATAGGGATGTTAAGCTTGACTTCTGGTCTGATTGTTTATGAAGATTTAAGAGCTAAAATGATCATAATTGCAGGAGTTTACATAATTGAATTATGCATTATAGTGGCCTTCTTCAGCACTTTTCTTACACAAGAAGGCAACTGGCAACATATGGCACAATGGCTAACAAAACGAATGCCAATTGCGATTCTGGTTTTCACTTTAATTTCACTCTCATCGTTTGCGGGCTTCTCTCTACTATAGTTATGTGGAATATTTCTGAAGGCCTTTGATGAAAAATTTCTGTAGCCAACTCTTCTTCATTCTGATTGGTCATCGTCTTCTCTAATTTTTCTCTAAGCTCATCAATAAGTTCGATTTCCATCAGATGTTTATCATCTAAAAACTGGACCTTGGCATCTCCAGACTCCATTACGACAATATTACCTTTGCCAAGAGTGCAAGAAGATGAAAATTGGACGCCATCAACAATGCATGAAAGTGGGGGTTTTTGACCAGTATAGGAAACAGCCTTCAGCTTACCATGAAGCCGCTCTCTGGCGATCATGCCCATTTTATATCCAACAACTACAAAGGGTCCTAAGTGTCCATGGAACTTCTTAAGAGCTTTAAGTTCCTCAGGCAAATCCTCCATGTTTAACTGTTATAATCGGCCTCTTTTATTTCCTTTTTCAATATTTTCCAAAGATGTATGGTTAATCCATAAGTTGATATCGAGTTCTGTACTCCACATTAGCTATGGCAAAATTGCCTAACAAAGTCAGAAAACTGGATTACGGATTTTTATCGATCTTCTCGTTTTGGCTATTTCTTGTTTTAATCTCTCCCCTAATGCTTCCTGAGAACAGCATAAAAGATCTTTCTGGAACTGTCAACGCAATTGACAATATGGAATCCATAGCAAACATGAATCCGATTCCAGCATTCGTGTATTGGATAGGAGATATTAATTGCCATCAAATGGCCACTCGCTCATATTTCTTGAATGGGAATCAGATGCCTTTTTGTGCTAGAGATGTCGGAATATTCGCTGGTCTGGTTATCGGTATGATTTTAGCGATTATATTCAATTTGAATCCTGCTTTTAGAATATTAATGGTTGGAGTTATACCTATGATGATCGATGGAACATTACAGCTATTAAGTCCGTATGAGTCTTCCAATCAGATGCGATTGATTACTGGCATAATTGCTGGTTCAAGTTTAGCAATTATATTACATAAAGTCGCAATAATTATCCAAAATAATGTCAAACCCACATAATGTCAAACACACGAATGCATAATTGATATCATAGATTAACTAAATGATCATTTGAGTTGGTCCTCTCCAGTTTGCGAAAGTATTTATATGGTTACTTTTATGTGCGATTTCGACGAAAAAGAAAATCCATCTTTTAGCATATTTTGTAAGGGCGTGATGGAAGTGTCAGACCAGCAATTGAAGACAGGAACGACCACAATAGGTTTGGTCAACAAAGAAGGAGTGATCCTAGCCTCTGAAAAGAGAGCTACCATGGGGAATGTGATCGCTCATAAAGATGTGCAGAAAGTTTTCAAGATTGATGATAATTTAGGATTAACCACAGCAGGTTTGGTTGGTGATGCCCAGTTATTGGCCAGATACATCAAGGCAGAAGTTGAGCTTTATCGCTTGAAACGCAATACTAGGATGAGCGTAAAATCTGCAGCTACCCTGATATCTAACATTCTACATCGGGGAGGGGGCTCTATGGGTTTCTATTATGTTGGTCTCATCCTTGGCGGAATTGATCGAACAGGCGGACACGTTTATTCATTAGATGCAGCGGGAGGCTCTATAAGAGATGATTACGTTGCTGTTGGATCAGGATCGCTTTTCGCTTATGGTGTTCTTGAAGATCTTTATGAAAAGGGTATGACTATGGACGAAGGCATAGACCTCACCATTAGAGCTATGAATGCTGCCATGAAGCGTGACTCTGCCTCCGGGGATGGAATAAACATAGTTTGCATCACCAAGGACGGGTATAAGGAATTAACTGAGGAAGAGATACGCAAAAGAGCCATTAAACTGGGGATCGATTATCCCAAGCCAAAATAATCTCTTCTTAATCACTTATCTTTGATTATATAAAGCTCTTAGATTTCAGAGAGAAAAGGGTCAGAAGTGAAAAATTCATGAGCGCAGACAAATTGCTTGACGAGGTAAGGGATCAAGTACGTCGCATAATTCCGACCACAGTCAACATCACAAACATAGATTTTGAAGGGCCAATGGTGGTTGTATATACCAAAGACATGGAGGCCTTCGCCTCAAATAACGATATCGTACGTCAATTAGCCCAAGGATTGAGAAGGCGCGTGGCCATTAGACCGGATCCTTCAATATTAGCAGACCCTGAAGTAGTGGAAAAGCGTATTCGGGAAATAATACCACCGGAAGCTGAGGTCACTGACATATATTTCGAGCCGGATACAGGAGAGGTTACGATTGAGGCAATGGCTCCAGGATTGGTTATAGGTAAGCAGGGAGCTGTTCTAAATGAGATTAAGAAAGAAGTCGGTTGGGCTCCAAAGGTGGTTCGCGCTCCTCCGATACCCTCTAAAACGGTTTCTGACATCCGAAAGTATCTGCGACAAGTGCAGGAAGATCGCAAAGAATTCCTTCGAAAAGTAGGGAGAAGGCTCTTCCGTCCAAAA
This genomic stretch from Methanomassiliicoccales archaeon harbors:
- a CDS encoding formylmethanofuran dehydrogenase subunit E family protein, coding for MEDLPEELKALKKFHGHLGPFVVVGYKMGMIARERLHGKLKAVSYTGQKPPLSCIVDGVQFSSSCTLGKGNIVVMESGDAKVQFLDDKHLMEIELIDELREKLEKTMTNQNEEELATEIFHQRPSEIFHITIVERSPQTMRVKLK
- a CDS encoding DUF2085 domain-containing protein — encoded protein: MAKLPNKVRKLDYGFLSIFSFWLFLVLISPLMLPENSIKDLSGTVNAIDNMESIANMNPIPAFVYWIGDINCHQMATRSYFLNGNQMPFCARDVGIFAGLVIGMILAIIFNLNPAFRILMVGVIPMMIDGTLQLLSPYESSNQMRLITGIIAGSSLAIILHKVAIIIQNNVKPT
- the psmB gene encoding archaeal proteasome endopeptidase complex subunit beta, giving the protein MEVSDQQLKTGTTTIGLVNKEGVILASEKRATMGNVIAHKDVQKVFKIDDNLGLTTAGLVGDAQLLARYIKAEVELYRLKRNTRMSVKSAATLISNILHRGGGSMGFYYVGLILGGIDRTGGHVYSLDAAGGSIRDDYVAVGSGSLFAYGVLEDLYEKGMTMDEGIDLTIRAMNAAMKRDSASGDGINIVCITKDGYKELTEEEIRKRAIKLGIDYPKPK